The window GAGAGAGGAGAAGGTAAGAACAGAAAAgaacagaagaagaagggaggaaggggagaagaagaaggaaggaaggggaggATAAGGCAGCAGCCGGCCAGCCGAGGCCCGCGGTAGGCCGACAGGGGCGCACCCACGCCGACAGCCCACTCCCTCCCCCTCGCGACGTGGCCAGCCCAATCAGAGGCCGCCGCGTGCCAGCCGGGCCTGCAGTCGGCCAGCAGCAAGccgatcggcctgctgtgggccgattaggtccagtcggcctgcagcgggccgacggtgtattatttttgaaaattatttttttagcgtaatatttctgtaatttaataaaaaaatgtattatttaaaaaaatttagCCGAATACGGAGCAGGAGCCAGCGATTTTGGGAAGCCAGACAACTTCCGAACGGGGCcttaggccctgtttggttcgACTGTGGATTTCTAAAAGTAGCTGTGAAAAATCTGCTGTGGAAAAACAACTGTGGAAAATCTGATGTAAAAAAGATGTAGGTCATTTGGCAAACCAGCTGATACAACTTTTTCAGATTTTGGCCCGCAGCGGAATCAGATTTTGGAAAGCACGTCCTGGGCTGCTTCCGCTTTTGGTTCAGATTTTGGCAGCGGATTTCTGGAATCGGATTCTGCTAGGTTCGCCCTTTGGTTTAGATTCTGCTGCGCGGCAGCGGAATCCGTCGATAAAAgctgaaccaaacagggccttagtgCATCTACAATGGTGCTATCTTAAAAGTGTCACATAGGATAAATTATGAGGTGGAGGAGAGAGAACTCATAAGAAAATGTttgtcttctcttatttaagagaAGATAAAAGAAGACAAGAggtgatctcttagcacaatatgtctcacCACGTTTTTAGAAATGGCTAattattgaagataaggctaagagatgacCCATTGTAGACAatttttttgtcatctctaaattacatgcaagacttaagATAAAATTATCTTAttaaccattgtacatgcccatAGTAGCACATTCTATTTAATTAAGGGACACACTCTCTGCATTCACTTATAAGGCATCAATTAGAGCGGTGAGCCTCTCTTTCTCTTGCTTATACACACCAGACACGCGTTTAGCCCACCCTTTTAGGACTTGTCTCAAGCGTCCAATCTTATTCTTCCATCTATCGACGTGAGTATGTCATTTATTTACATTACCCCACTCGACAACCATTAAATAAAAAAAACTTCTGAAACCATAAAAGTTCGAGAGAAAACACTTACCTATTTCCCACATGAGCGGCCGCTCCTGAATTCATCAAAAGAGGTGTATGATCAGAACTCTCCGTTGTAGTGCACGAACGCTCATGGTTCACAGAAACTCCCACATTAGCCAGGTCCCAAAGATCTCTGTTCTAGAAATAGTCAAAAATAATAATCTGAAAGAGATGACATACGCCGCAGTGTATCACAGACATGTCATATTGTTTTTAGTTCACTCTCATGATTTCTTAATAGGACCCCCTTGTTACtccaacacaatgtcatattgtTTTTTTTGTCATATCCCCGCAAAGAAAGAAAAACACAATGTCATAAGCACGATTTTTGTATGCAAATGGAGCACTCGTGGCGCATAGTTGTTCACTGAATTTAGCAAATGACGGGGCATGACAATAAGTTTGTGTTGCCATTTGAAGAGTGTTTTTGTTACACTGAAAGCACTGCTTCTTGCCTGTTTCCTCAGCCATCATCCTGTTCATCAGTTTTTTTTCCTTTAGGGCGGATTTTTCTCCCACATCCATCGCTGGATAGAGGGAGATCAGTCCGCGGATACGGATAAGGAAGGACGCCATCCAATGCTAGTCGcatatattttaattttttttcaataaaccggatgaaattcatgcaaacatggCCAggtttcatataaacatgacgaATTTTATACAAACCGGACGAGAACGGTTACATTTTGGATATATTTTAACTAAAACGGTAAAATTATGTGCATGTACAGTCGCGCGGAGCTCCACTCCCATGACACGGATACACTACGCTAGTCTACTGCTGACCGCGACTGACCCCTTTGTCTTCCCCATGTCCGGCAGGCCGCTAACCGAACTGCCGGGAGCCCCAGAGGCATATTCTTCCCCCGCATCTTCCCTACGTACGTCTACGCCACTCATCGAAGTGGCAAAGAGGGTGCTTCAGTCGGAGTGGAAGGTGCTTCCGTGAAGCCCAGACGGGTGTGCCCAAGATGGTCTGAGATAAAGACCGGACAAGTCACCGGCTGTACAGGCCTGCGACGCGCTGGCGGTGGCCTCCATGGGGtacaagcggcggcggcctcccgtgttctacttctcctcgatcgTGGCGGTGGGCGCGGACGTGCTGGCCGCCACCTCGTCGACATCCGCGCAACCGGCTTCTTTTTTTGTGTGCATGGTGCGGCTACACGTGCGTCAACGGCGGATGATGTGATTGCAGGCATTGGAGGCGGTGATGCCCGTGCCGCCTTGCTCCCCGCCGTGCCGGGATGGAGCAACTCGCCCCTCCTCCGCGAGCTGGCTTGAAGCGGCGAGTTGTTGAACCACGCGTCGGCTTGGGGCGCAACTGGCCCCGTCGGGCTAGGAGAGGGAGGTGGAGCAACGAGCTGCCTCGCTCATATTCGGCGGGCTCGACAGCTCACCCAGCCGGCTTTTATGGCGGAAACTGATCTTCCGGCTTGTCGAatgccatcggaagagtggagaaattGAGGAAGAAGGAGATGAGGAGTGGCAAAGTGGTGCAATTTTTGCCCggtgtctggcctcgtttaaatataGGGTGGATGGGAGGAGCTCGGTCGGTGTTGCGTTTAACGTCGGTCTGCTCCTGAACGGATGTGTGGCCGGAGTAgatttctcggcttccacacgcgTTTAATGAAGGCGTTTGAACGCGGCAAGGAGACGTactcagccgggcgtgcagcgggcggcgccctCGACCGGCGTGCTGCTTCAGTGACGGAGGCAGTGAAAGGCCgcgtcctccctgagccgcatTTAATGCGGAGCGGCGCGCTCTATAGCGGCATGAATGTGGGCAGCTGGCGCCGGACAGGTAGCGTGAGAGGGGAGGAGTTTTTGATGGGCAGCTTGGCATCGGTCCGGTCTTCCGTAAACCTTTCTGCGTTTGTTTTCAATTTACGAGCGAAAAATGCATTTAAACCGTCCCACGAATTGATACAGGATCGTGTTGGACGGCTTCGCCGGTCCGCAGGGTCGCAGGAGGTTTGACGATGGTGATGGAGATGCCCCTCCATTGAACACAGCGAATCTATAGTTGCCGCTTGCCTGACATCAGATTCGTATATTCAAGTATAGCTGCCGACATATTCGAACAATTTGCTTACATAGACAGTCGGTTTGGACTCTAGGcttcggcaaccactccatgcaCCTTGGGTTGGCCTCCGTCATCTCGAGGTTGATATTGTCATTTGTACAACCTATCTTTCTAATGAAAACTTTATCTCTCCTTTAGCAAAATATGTTAGGGCATCGTCAACGTTATACGTACGTTAAAACAGACACTCCTAATACCCATAAACATGTTCGGGTGTGTCCGTAGGTAGTTTTAGGGGCGAGGCAATTCAACCGGGTGCATCAAATAGAAGCAGCCATGGTATTTATATTACTATAGAAACCTTTTTTCCATAGTAAAAGTTATTCTAGTCTAAATCTTCGATGGCAGTGGGCACGTCTGTCTCCCACGTTCTACTTTTCGTCAGAGTCCGTTGTCTGATCATAGAGGTCAGTGATCGATGTGGACGGTTTGGCCTCATGGTTGTTGCGGACTCACGTGAACGACGCGGAGCTGACAACATTGTCAGCGTTCCTGTCTGCGGTCGTTTGCGCCGTCTTTGCGACCGCCTCTGCTGTGATCTCCTCAAATAGGCGATCACACTCTGCCTTGTGGGCACGGAGCCGCCACCACTCGTGTCGGATGGCGTGGGCGTTGCGCATGGACTCATACAACGTCCGTTGCTCACCCAAATACCCAGATTCTCCGCGACGATGACCGCGACAGCCTCCTCGTTCGCCTGCTCACTGGCAATCTGGCCCACCGCAAGACGGTGTCGCTCGAGGACCTGTAGGTTGTACTGTtgctcctcctcctgctccggCTACACTTTCGCCCTAAAGGGTTTGTAGTGCGCCTCAGCATGTTCTAGTGTGAACATGGCAGCCGACGCCCGCGCCTACTCCTGCTCCTCTGTGTCCGTCATGTCCACCTCGTCCGAGAtttcctcctctgaagagctcgGAGGCTGACGGCCTGTAACGTGTTCCGCGTGCCGGGCACGACATCCGTTCACCAACTTCGTAATGGCGCCGGGGCGAAAGGGTTTCCCAGCACCCAGGACTGATCCCGACCATTAGTCCGGGGGTCGAAGGGAAGAGTTGATGCACGGGCGGAGGTAGGATGAAAAAAGATGGGGCTCATGGGTGCTGTGAGTTTATGTTGTGGCCGATGCTCATTAAAGAGCAGGCGCCTGGGCAATCGGGGTGATGGTTGAATGCGCCATGTAGGCGGAGCAGATGGCTTCTCGTTCCACCACGAAGAACCTAATAATCGTCTAAATTAAGTTCATATACATTAATGACACACAACAGAGTATCAAATATGGAAACTCTATCGCAAAAAACATATTCGAGCTCTCCTACAAAATTTGTTGACCAGAGAAGTCAGACAATAATAAATTGTACTCcttctgtaaactaatataagaatgtttagatcactaaaatagtaatctaaacgatcttatattaatttacggagggagtaacaaGTAATTCCAAAGTCCACTTTCGAAGAGTTATTCTGGTACGGCTTGGAATAAGAGTTTCTTTGTTCCCAGAGAAGTATGCCCATCCCTCAGTACTCGTTACCGGTTCAAACCAGACAAAAGAAAATTGTTCAAGTCCATTTACTATGCCGGTATTTCGAGTTGCCAGTTCAAATTTCAGCCATAGGAGCGAGGTCCAATCGCAAAGTTCGCCTTTTTTATCTAAACCAATCGCAAAGTTCACTTTGCATGGTCTATACCTCCACCGAACTAGAAAAGTCTCACTATGGGAAAGGTGCGTATAGTATACCTATGGTCTAGGGAAGGGGCCCTCATGTCGTGTCGGCCATGCGCGCACGCGAAGCATCCACGCCCTTCGGCGCACGTTGCAGGCTTGCAGCGCTGGGGGTCGGCACGTACGCCTCCCGTCACGGGCTCGCGGCCCCCTGCTTGCCGACGTGTGGGTCGGCACCGGCGCGCCGCTGACGTGGTTGGGCATCGCGTCGGGACTCGGGAGCTACGCCGAAGCTGACGCGGACGCACGCCGTCCAGGCTCCAGCCGCGGGTGGCCCCCGCTCGGTCGCTCCCGTTGCCGGCAAGCAATGGCGGGATTCTCTGCGGCCGCTCTGACTCGACGAGCTGTCCAGATTCCACGCCACCACGCCAGTTATCGACGAGCTGTCCAGATTCCACGCCAGTTTACGCGGGAGGGAAAATTTCGTGTTTCGACCATTTTTCGGTCTAATTTCGGGATCTGATTcgtttgattttttttttaaatctgACCCTTTTACCTACCACCAGAAATACTGACGATAGCCCCCACACCCTACCGCTACGGTACCTGGCGGTAGGTGAGGGGACGGCGCTTAACGGTCGTCAGCTCCAGCTGACGTGGAAAAGCGGCCTACGGCCACCGACCCTAGCGGCAGGCTACTAaaagcaactctagcagaccccgcatcccccGACCCGTAAAACGTGTTTGCAGTTCGCGAAAAAACGTCTTTACGGGTCGGCGCGGACGGCTGCAGTTGCAGACCCCGCATAATGGACCCGTAAAAAAGATATTCCCGAAATATGTTTTTTTACGGGTCGGCTTTGCGGCGTCTGATCTGTCGCAGCTCCTCCCGGCCCGCAAAACTTAAATTTGCACCTTAATTTGATCTAGCATAATGCATTTCTTTGCTTTTTCAACAACATTGGATACAAAAGACATCATCAAATCTTTGCTAGAATAGCAAGatcaaagaaaacaagaaccacaagtatgcatttcagaagatttccaacttccataactgctcccacAAGTTGGACTAATATCTTCTCCATGCATTCATTGTTTATCTGCGGATTCTTGATTTTGCATTCTTCTTTCTTCATCTTTGGTTCGAAAGAAGTGGACGTTGCTTCCCCTCTAGTTGCACATGCAGCCGCATCATTGCCTTCGATTGTACTAAGGAGTGCACCAATATCTATTAAGTTTCTTTCTATCAATATATCAATGTATTGGCCTTCCCGAAACCAAAATGAGCATCCATTGTCCTACACAAAAGAATGAGCAAGTTTGAAATGAGCTACCACAATTGAACTAAAGAATGAGCTATCAAATGAGCTACCGCAAGTGCACGTACCCCGTCGTTTTCGCATTTGAAGAACACCCATCCGGGGTGCTTCGGCGTGCCCGAAGTTAGCTGCAACACTTTCCGCGTGCAGTCGTCGCACTGTATGAGCGGCATCGGCAAGCCACAGAGACGCTGCGCGAGCTCCGAGCCCGGTGGACGGCCGGACAAATCCATGCCCGCAAACCGTCGGCAACGGCGGGCGGACGAACCCGTACCTGCATGCGGCGATgcgcccttgccggggctgcgggaGAGGATCCCCGACCACTGAGTTAATTGCAGGGAAGTACCACACTTGGGGCAGTTGTAACGTATCAGTACCACTATTCAGATTTTTTACAAGTCAGTACCACGTTTGAGGCTGGTCGTTGCAATACGGGCTAAACTGCGTATAACTCTGTATTGACGCTGTATCTGACAACCCGGCCCCACCAGTCAGTTCACAAGCCGCCGAACCGGTGCGTCGCTCGGGTGGCTCGGCCGGTCTACGGCTCGGTCGGTCTTGGCTCGGTCTAACCCTAGCAGttctctcctctccctctccctctcctcgcGATGGCTAGtctgggcggtggcggcggcggcggtcgcggTGGCCGGAGCAGCGGTGGCGTTGTGGGCGGGTACGGAGACCTCCCCGGACTCGGGAGCGATGCGCACAGAGGAATCGAAGTCGACGGCGAGGAGTCCAGTTCGTCTGCTTActacagcgacgacgacgagggCATGGAGGCGCCGCTGTCCATGGAGCAGCGGCTGCAGCTGGCTGAGATCTGGATGGCCAACCCTACCACGAGCCATCACTGGAGCCATGGATTGGGTGGCGTACTGTAAGTGCTCTGTCCTCTCCCTCTCTACTCTCTCATTTGTGCCATGATTCAGGCTAGGGTTAGGTTTACTGAAATTTTGCTGTCCATTGTAGTTTGGATGATGTTGTTTGGGATGTTAGGATTCACTTCGATGCTCACCATAATTTGGATAGGAAGATATGCAACTCAGATGtcacatatttgaatttgtatGCACTGATGCGAACACAAGGATTTAACTTCAGTGATGAATTATACCACATGGGGAATACATGCATAGGAGTGCAGAGAGAGCATGCCCTAGATTTGATAGACACAAACATCAAGTTGCAGTAAATTAAGAAGCAGAATGAGGACAGTTTAGTTCTGAACTTGTTAGTCAGGGCCACATCATTTGTCAGTACTACATCTCATGTTAGTGAGGAAAAATTAGCCACAGTTTTATATGAAGAACCTGTTGTGTATGATCTGAGAGATCCTCCTGTGCTTGCTGTTAATGATCATGGTGTTGTTTATGAGAGTCAAAGCAGCAACAGTAGTGCAGTAGTACAACCTGCTGGTATGTGCACACAAGAGAGCAGAAATGTCAGTAAGAGGAAGCTCAAATCTGTGatggaagaagaggaagaggagggataTAAGAGTACTGATGAATCTCAAGGGGCATATGACAGTGACAACAACCCTTTCTGCATGAAGAACTACAGGATTGCTGAAGACACAGAGATAATAGAGGGAAAGAGGCTAGCAGATGCAGAACTAGAAGAGGATGCAGATTCAGATGAAGATTCAGATAAGGAACAGCTACACTATGAGGGTGACACTGAGGTTGAGGAGTTGTTTGATAttgaggaggatgaggaggaagaTTCTGAGAAGGAGAAGGAACCACCCATGAAAGCAGCTGGTAAAAAGTGGCAAAAGCTGCCAGTTAGGAGAGGGCCCACCACTAGGACACATTCTAATGTGTTAGAGGACTTGAAACCAGATTTCAGACCATCATCAGATGAAGAAGATACTGGGTTGCTATTGGATAGTGAAGATGATGAATTTGAGCCACTAGCATTTGTCCTACCAAAAGGAAGGAAGAGTAGGGCCATGAAAAGGCCAGCAAGGATATGGTATAATGAAAAACTGGAGCAACCACATCAACAGTTATGTATGCACATGTGTTTCAAAAATCAGCAACAATTCAGAGATGCTCTGTTGAGCTTGCACATTACACAGGCCAGAAATTTCAGGTATCATAGAAACTCAgacaaaaggataattgtttgcTGCAAACAAGAGCATTGTCAGTTCTTCATAGTTGCAGCAGTTATCAAAGGGGAGAAGACatttgcaataaaaaaatgaggCTGCAGCACACTTGCCCTAGCACTACAGAGACATCAAGGGTTAGTGCAAAGTGGCTTGCACAGACATATGAGTCCCTGTCCAGGTCTGATCCAAACACAAGTATTTTGACTCTGATTGACAACTGCAATGAGAAGTATGGTATTGATGTGCCCAAGCACATGGCCTATAGGGCCAAAAACCTTGCTGTAGAGGCTGTTTTAGGAGAGCACAAGAAACAGTATCCCAGGCTGAGGGACTATGCTCAAACAATCATGAATACAAACCCTGGGAGTAGAGTTATAGTTACAACTGTAACCCCAAAACCTACTACAAAAATACCACATCTAGGACCAAGGTTTCATGCTATGTTCTTCTGCATCAATGGAGCAAGGGAGGGCTTTCTCAGTGCATGCAGACCATTCATAGGTTAGTGACCTGTTTTATATGATGTATATGCTTTATTTTAGTGCTTTATTTAGTAGGTTAGTAGTGTTATATAGTGAGTAAAATAGCTCCTTGCTtttatatgacatatatagaatTGTGTATAAATTTTTGTAGATGACATATATAGAATAGTTAGTTACTGAATTTGGTCTTACAAATGCAATATAGGTGTTGATGGCTGCTTTATTAAGCTCACCACTGGAGCTCAAATACTTGTTGCCACTGGCAGAGATGGCAACAACAATATTTTCCCACTGGCATTTGGTATTGTTGGACAAGAGGATACAGCAAATTGGTGTTGGTTTCTGCACCAACTGAAGATATGTCTAGGAGGAGAAGTTGGACAATTTGGTCCTTATACTATCATGTCTGATAGACAGAAGGTATGAATGCATCCTCTTGTTTATCTTAATGCAAATTTGGTCTTTATACTATGATGTCAGTAGCTTAGTATGATATGCTATGTCAACAGGGCCTACTAATTGCAATTTCTCAAGTATTTCCCAACTGCCACCAAAGATTTTGCCTTAGACACTTGTATGCAAACTTCCAGAATGCTGGGTTTAGGGGAGAAGATCTTAAGAAATGCATGGATAATGCTAGTTATGCTTATAACCAATACAAGTTTGACATTGCAATGAATGATCTAAAAAATGAGAGTGAGGAAGCTTGGAAGTGGCTGAGTGGAATACCTGCAAGATTCTGGGCTAGGCATGCTTTTGACACAAACTGTAAGACAGACTTGGTTGTTAACAACCTATCTGAGGTGTTCAACAAGTACATCCTTGATTTTAGGAAAAAACCTATTAGGACTATGATTGATGGTATTAAGAATAAGCAGATGGTGAGGTGGCATAGGAATAGAGAGAGTGGAAAGGCAGCTCTGTGGGAGATCACACCCCATTATGCTGAGAAGTTAGAGGTGGAAAAGGAAAGGGCCAGATTCTGTAAACCCATTCAAGCTGGTGTTAATCTATGGCAAGTAACCAGTGGGCAGCAAACACATGCTGTCAACTTGGCACTTCATACATGTGGTTGCAGAAAGTGGGACCTGAGTGGGACACCATGCAACCATGCAATATCAGCAATTAACAAGGCAAAAAGGTTTCCAGAGGACTATGTCTGTAAATTCTTCAAAAAACTATTTTACCTAGCAGCTTATGAACCAATGATATATCCTGTTCCTGGTGAACATGATTGGACAAAGACAACAGGACCAGACATAGAGCCACCTAAATTTCATGTGAAGAAGGGAAGAAAGAGAGACAAGAGGATAAAGGGCAGATTTGAGGTTCCAAAGCCAAAGGAGAGTTCAAGAATGGCCACTATAACATGCAGCAACTGTGGGCTGCAAGGCCATAGATACACCAGCTGTAGCAAACAATTGAAACCAGAGTTGACTTTGAGAAAAAATAAGCATGTGGTAAGCACCTTGTTAACTAGTACTATGTTTTGTATTTATTGTATGTTTCCTTCTCTTCATGTTTCCTTCATTTTTGCAAGGCATCTAGAAGACCAAGGAATGTTGATGAAGCAAGGCCAGAGGCTGCACCAGCAAGGGCAGAGGCTGCACCAGCAAGGCCACAGGCTGCACCAGCAAGAGGAGAGGCTGCACCAGCAAGAGCACAGGCTGCACCAAGAGCTGGTGCAAGGCATGGTGCTGCAAGGCATTCAAGGCCTTTCTCTGCACCAAGAGCTGCTGCTGGGGCTTCCACTTCTGGTGCTTCCACTTCTGTTGGCCCTACAACTCATACTGGATGGATGTCCTATTTAACTGCAAGTGGAAATACCTGAGTGTCATGTGTCATGTTTCTAAACTATGGCAGTTATGCCCAAGAGATGAGGGGGCAAGTTATGTATGTTTGAAACCAGTTATCATTTTGGGTTGACATGCTATCTGGTGGAGTACTCTTTCTACTATGTATGAGTCATGTTTCTAAACTATGTCAGTGCTGCCCCAAGAGATGAGGGGCAAGTTAAGTCTGTTTCAAAACAATTATTATTTTGGTTTGACATGCTATCTGTTAGAGTACTCTTTCTGTTATTAGTCATGAATCTAAACTATGTCAATTATGCCCCAAGAGATGAGTGGGTTATGTGTGTACTCTTTCTGTTATTTTGGTCTTTAGGGGTTGTCGACGTCGACGGAACCCAACATAGTCAAAGTTTTAGTCTTTAGGGGTTGTCGACGTCGACGGAACCCAACATAGCCAAAGTTTTAGTCTTTAGGGGTTGTCGACGTCGACGGAACCCAACATAGCCAAAGGTTTAGTCTTTAGGGGTTGTCGACGTCGACGGAACCCAACATAGCCAAAGGTTTAGTCTTTAGGGGTTGTCGACGTCGACGGAACCCAACATAACCAAAGTTTTAGTCTTTAGGGGTTGTCGACGTCGACGGAACCCAACATAACCAACGTTTTAGTCTTTAGGGGTTGTGGACGTCGACGGAACCCAACATAGCCAAAGTTTTAGTCTTTAGGGGTTGTCGACGTCGACGGAACCCAACATAGCCAAAGTTTTAGTCTTTAGGGGTTGTCGACGTCGACGGAACCCAACATAGCCAAAGGTTTAGTCTTTAGGGGTTGTCGACGTCGACGGAACCCAACATAGCCAAAGGTTTAGTCTTTAGGGGTTGTCGACGGAACCCAACATAACCAAAGTTTTAGTCTTTAGGGTTGTCGACGTCGACGGAACCCAACATAACCAACGTTTTAGTCTTTAGGGGTTGTCGACGTCGACGGAACCCAACATAGCCAAAGTTTTAGTCTTTAGGGGTTGTCGACGTCGACGGAACCCAACATAGCCAAAGTTTTAGTCTTTAGGGGTTGTCGACGTCGACGAAACCCAACATCTATCTAACTACATCCATCTATGAAGCATATATGCAAGCAAGATAATTCCAACTAAAAGATCCATACATAACATAGCCATAATAGATTCTTACAGCAACATACTGGAGTACAACATAGTTCATAACTTAAAGCAACATACTTAATAGATTCTTACAGAACCATAATTCAAACTAACAGATCCATATAGACATACAGAATAGATCCATTGATAATACTTCCCAAAAGGTTAGCTTAGCAGCCTCTTCATCTTGTTCATTCATCCAAGATGGCCTGGATCCCCTTCATCTTCTGCTTGTTCTTCTCCTCTGCCTTCAACAGATTAGCAATCTGAAGCTTGAGCTGAGCCTATCTTTAGTGAGCTTGTCATGGCCCTTTTTCAGATCACCCATGTGATCCTTCAACTGGAGATTCTCTTGGATGAGCTTATCATGTCCCTTTTTCATATCACCAATGTGATCCTTCAACTGGAGATTCTCTTGGGTAAGCTTTTCCTGAGACTGGGTGAGTTCAGCATCCTGCTTCAACTTGAGATTTTCTTGGGTTAGCTTCTCCACAGACTTAGTTAGTTCAGCAACCTGGAACTGCAAGTTCCTCATGTCTGCACTAAGCACTTCTCTTTCAAATGGTTAAACTTCAGGTTCCTGATGACAGTGCCTTGGGCTTTTGTCAGGTTCATAAGGACTTCATACTTCCCTTGCAGCTTGAAGATCTCTGCCTCTTTCTTCTCCATCTCTGTCTTCATATCTGAGACAATTGAGTTGGTCACCTCAGCATTCCTCTCCTCTGCACTCTTAGACTGCAAATATCTGAAATCCAGCACCCTATCCTCTTGGGCATTCAAAAGTTCATGAACATCTTCAACTAATTTGTCATAGTTGGCCTCcagtttattttttttcttctgtcaAATGATGAATAGTGAGTGAACTCTCCAGGTTATCCTTCCTCCTATCACTCTTGCTGTCTTGATACATTTCCCATAGCTTCAACAGTGCATTTTGCATTGTAGGAGGCCACTCTGGGTCAACCCATTGAACAGAACCACAGTTCTGACCTTCCTGCAATATATCCAGCACCTATGTTTGTTAAAATATGATCTTAAATAAAGAACTAAAGAACAACAGAGCTAACTAACTGTATTTCAATAATATACTACAATAATCAATGACCTAAAGAACAACACAACATGTGCACTGCAATAATCAATGACCTACAATAATCAACTATAAAGCACTCATAAAGCACTAAACTAACAGGATCAAATCTTAAACAATGCTGTGCACTG is drawn from Aegilops tauschii subsp. strangulata cultivar AL8/78 chromosome 1, Aet v6.0, whole genome shotgun sequence and contains these coding sequences:
- the LOC109749077 gene encoding uncharacterized protein; its protein translation is MVHEDESNDDYPSLQYMNSSDDDSMLYRIPASIEDQDYMGIETGTIVPCEQHGLPCERRVAFEGFETGMRFLACPLKEGQNCGSVQWVDPEWPPTMQNALLKLWEMYQDSKSDRRKDNLEKDRVLDFRYLQSKSAEERNAEVTNSIVSDMKTEMEKKEAEIFKLQGKYEVLMNLTKAQGTVIRNLKFNHLKEKCLVQT